Proteins encoded by one window of Kineosporia sp. NBRC 101731:
- a CDS encoding glutamate--tRNA ligase family protein has protein sequence MLDRQVIDSLFPADLPEPAELEQKYPPRQLPEGAMVTRLGPSPTGFVHIGGLYVGMINKDLAASTGGTYLLRIEDTDQAREVEGAAEQFGRAFGYFGLEADEPEGEYGPYYQSQRETLYLTFARELLREGKAYLCFATPEELADIRARQEASKAPTGYYGRWAIWRNATDEQLQTALDEGRPYVVRFRTPEDGDRRVSFHDAIRGKLQHEANRNDVVILKSSAAALRLPTYHFAHAVDDHLMRVTHVIRGEEWISSVPLHLQLFDALGFERVTYAHIAPLMKTISGGKRKLSKRKDPEAGVDFYIEQGFPAPAVQYYLRGLANGRLAEMPLEQALSTPLELGEFGVAGPLVDLVKLEGMSADYIASLTSPQVYDQVLIWAEQFDPELATVLKAEKDLAVKAIGVEREGVENPRKDLRKWSDFGPQYGFFLPTVFPLIAGPTDERAAALNVAPEVVTAFVNTFIEGYQHLEDQPEWFNQIREAAAKNNFAPSPKEFKKNPDAYPGSIREASQLIRVALTGSTRSPDLHAIAVVLGQDEVLRRLRSLAG, from the coding sequence ATGCTCGACCGCCAGGTCATCGACTCGCTGTTCCCGGCCGACCTCCCCGAACCGGCGGAGCTGGAGCAGAAGTACCCGCCCCGGCAGCTGCCCGAGGGTGCGATGGTGACCCGGCTCGGTCCGTCCCCGACGGGGTTCGTGCACATCGGCGGTCTCTACGTCGGCATGATCAACAAGGATCTGGCCGCGAGCACCGGGGGCACGTACCTGCTCCGGATCGAGGACACCGACCAGGCCCGTGAGGTCGAGGGTGCCGCCGAGCAGTTCGGGCGGGCGTTCGGCTACTTCGGTCTGGAGGCCGACGAGCCCGAGGGTGAGTACGGCCCTTATTACCAGTCGCAGCGCGAGACCCTGTACCTGACCTTCGCGCGCGAGCTGCTGCGTGAGGGCAAGGCCTACCTGTGCTTCGCCACGCCCGAAGAGCTGGCCGACATCCGGGCCCGGCAGGAAGCGTCCAAGGCCCCGACCGGCTACTACGGTCGCTGGGCGATCTGGCGCAACGCCACTGACGAGCAGCTGCAGACCGCCCTGGACGAGGGCCGGCCCTACGTGGTCCGGTTCCGCACCCCGGAAGACGGTGACCGCCGGGTCTCGTTCCACGACGCGATCCGCGGCAAGCTGCAGCACGAGGCCAACCGCAACGACGTCGTCATCCTGAAGAGCTCGGCCGCGGCTCTGCGTCTGCCCACCTACCACTTCGCGCACGCGGTGGACGATCACCTGATGCGGGTCACCCACGTGATCCGGGGGGAGGAGTGGATCAGCTCCGTTCCGCTGCACCTGCAGCTCTTCGACGCGCTGGGCTTCGAGCGGGTCACCTACGCGCACATCGCCCCGCTGATGAAGACGATCTCCGGTGGAAAGCGCAAGCTCTCCAAGCGGAAAGACCCCGAGGCGGGCGTCGACTTCTACATCGAGCAGGGCTTCCCGGCCCCCGCGGTGCAGTACTATCTGCGCGGCCTGGCCAACGGCCGGCTGGCCGAGATGCCGCTCGAGCAGGCACTGTCCACGCCGCTGGAGCTGGGCGAGTTCGGTGTCGCGGGTCCGCTGGTCGATCTGGTCAAGCTCGAGGGCATGAGCGCCGACTACATCGCCTCGCTCACCAGCCCGCAGGTCTACGACCAGGTGCTGATCTGGGCGGAGCAGTTCGACCCCGAACTGGCGACGGTACTGAAGGCGGAGAAGGACCTGGCCGTCAAGGCGATCGGCGTGGAGCGCGAGGGCGTCGAGAACCCGCGCAAGGACCTGCGCAAGTGGTCGGACTTCGGCCCGCAGTACGGGTTCTTCCTCCCGACGGTGTTCCCCCTGATCGCAGGTCCCACGGACGAGCGGGCTGCCGCCCTGAACGTGGCCCCCGAGGTGGTCACCGCGTTCGTGAACACCTTCATCGAGGGCTACCAGCACCTCGAGGACCAGCCCGAGTGGTTCAACCAGATCCGTGAGGCTGCGGCCAAGAACAACTTTGCGCCCAGCCCGAAGGAGTTCAAGAAGAACCCGGACGCCTACCCGGGCTCGATCCGCGAAGCCTCGCAGCTGATCCGCGTCGCGCTCACCGGCTCGACCCGCAGCCCCGACCTGCACGCCATCGCCGTGGTGCTGGGCCAGGACGAGGTGCTGCGTCGCCTGCGGTCGCTGGCGGGCTGA
- a CDS encoding TraR/DksA C4-type zinc finger protein, which yields MYTTQTSRRRPGAGLARHEGRRVPAATALMEPLTILTAALRESTEALAALEKDHARMIEASLDSNADDEHDPEGATIAFEREQLTAALHRTRAARERIVAAMAELEAGSYGICASCGLPIAVERLRARPLATTCINCAHRGRM from the coding sequence GTGTACACAACGCAGACCTCCCGGCGCCGACCCGGGGCAGGGCTGGCCAGGCACGAAGGCCGTCGAGTCCCGGCTGCCACCGCGTTGATGGAGCCGCTCACGATCCTGACGGCGGCGCTGCGGGAGAGCACCGAGGCTCTGGCCGCGCTCGAAAAGGATCATGCCCGGATGATCGAGGCGTCGCTCGACTCCAACGCCGACGACGAGCACGACCCGGAGGGCGCCACCATCGCGTTCGAGCGGGAGCAGCTCACCGCGGCGCTGCACCGCACCCGTGCTGCCCGCGAGCGCATCGTCGCGGCGATGGCCGAGCTAGAGGCGGGCAGTTACGGCATCTGCGCGTCGTGCGGTCTGCCGATCGCCGTAGAGCGGCTCCGGGCAAGGCCTCTCGCGACCACGTGTATCAACTGCGCCCATCGAGGACGCATGTGA
- a CDS encoding patatin-like phospholipase family protein, producing the protein MKDDRRALVLAGGGITGIAWELGMIAGLAELGVDLSRADLVIGTSAGSVAGAQLRSGRPIEQLYEEQLAEARGELASELGKRTLLRWALLGLAPGREERARKRIGKAALASRTVPESDRRSVIESRLPEQRWPSEPLKVTAVDASTGEFVVFDRESGVPLVDAVGASCAVPMVWPPVTIQGRRYIDGGVRSSANADLAQGYGRVVVLAPFAASVRRSGRVGNQLEKLGPHVHSAVVMPDANTRRAMGSNPLDPAFRSDAAKAGRSQARLVRDSVAVAWGEPPS; encoded by the coding sequence GTGAAGGACGATCGACGCGCGCTCGTCCTGGCCGGCGGCGGCATCACGGGCATCGCCTGGGAGCTCGGCATGATCGCGGGTCTGGCCGAGCTGGGTGTCGACCTGTCCCGGGCCGACCTGGTGATCGGCACATCGGCGGGCTCGGTCGCCGGGGCGCAACTGCGCTCGGGCCGGCCGATCGAGCAGCTCTACGAGGAGCAGCTCGCGGAGGCCCGCGGCGAACTGGCGTCCGAGCTGGGTAAACGCACACTGCTGCGCTGGGCCCTGCTGGGTCTGGCACCGGGCCGGGAAGAGCGGGCCCGCAAGCGCATCGGCAAAGCCGCCCTGGCGTCGCGAACGGTGCCGGAGAGCGATCGGCGATCGGTGATCGAGAGCCGGCTGCCTGAGCAGCGCTGGCCGAGCGAGCCTCTCAAGGTCACGGCGGTAGACGCCTCGACCGGCGAGTTCGTGGTGTTCGACCGGGAGTCCGGGGTGCCGTTGGTCGATGCCGTGGGCGCGAGCTGCGCGGTGCCGATGGTCTGGCCGCCGGTGACGATCCAGGGCCGGCGCTACATCGACGGAGGGGTGCGCTCGTCGGCCAACGCCGACCTGGCCCAGGGGTACGGACGCGTGGTGGTGCTGGCCCCGTTCGCCGCCTCGGTGCGGCGCAGCGGCCGGGTCGGCAACCAGCTGGAGAAGCTCGGGCCGCACGTGCACAGTGCCGTGGTCATGCCCGACGCCAACACCAGGCGGGCGATGGGCTCCAACCCCCTGGACCCGGCGTTCCGCTCCGACGCCGCCAAGGCTGGGAGGTCACAGGCCCGGCTCGTACGCGACAGCGTGGCCGTGGCCTGGGGCGAGCCACCGAGCTGA
- a CDS encoding pyridoxamine 5'-phosphate oxidase family protein, translated as MTTEPNSVGGTNDVAAEDQLPTYTRRSDQTRYDAQAINSALDEAFLCHVAYIDSGDPIVVPIIHARVGEELILRVGPESRLAELAASGDIALCVTVTLLDGLVLARAKVDNTVNYRTIVIRGTGTLVTDPEGQRAGLDAVVEHLVAGRSNHSRPPTPEEFAEVVLIRLPLADVALKTRTGPPQDAEEDLSLHHWAGVISVRNAYGPPFPSPDLPYDRQVPAQLANYNRSARAQGYR; from the coding sequence ATGACGACCGAACCGAACTCTGTCGGCGGGACGAATGATGTGGCGGCCGAGGATCAGCTGCCCACCTACACGCGACGCAGCGACCAGACCCGGTACGACGCCCAGGCCATCAATTCGGCCCTGGACGAGGCATTTCTGTGTCATGTCGCCTATATCGACAGCGGCGACCCGATCGTCGTCCCGATCATTCACGCTCGGGTCGGCGAGGAACTCATTCTGCGTGTCGGGCCGGAGTCGCGGCTGGCCGAGCTGGCCGCCTCCGGTGACATCGCTCTCTGTGTCACCGTCACGCTGCTCGACGGCCTGGTGCTGGCCCGGGCGAAGGTCGACAACACTGTCAACTACCGCACCATCGTGATCCGGGGTACCGGCACGCTCGTGACCGACCCGGAGGGTCAGCGGGCCGGGCTGGACGCGGTGGTCGAGCACCTGGTCGCCGGGCGGTCGAACCACTCCCGCCCGCCGACGCCCGAAGAGTTCGCCGAGGTCGTCCTCATCCGCCTGCCGCTCGCCGACGTGGCACTGAAGACCCGCACCGGGCCGCCGCAGGACGCCGAGGAAGACCTCTCGCTGCACCACTGGGCCGGCGTCATCAGCGTGCGCAATGCCTACGGCCCGCCCTTCCCTTCGCCCGACCTGCCCTACGACCGGCAGGTGCCGGCCCAGCTGGCGAACTACAACCGCTCGGCCCGGGCACAGGGCTACCGGTAG
- a CDS encoding FAD-binding oxidoreductase — protein sequence MPAVDLLADLREIVGDTHVVTDPEAAQPYAQDWTRRWHGKPLAVVRPATVAQVSAVLRACAAAGVSLVPQGGNTGLVGGGVPHDGEVVLSLARLDSVGPLDPLGRTLMAGAGVTLAQLQRAARSAGLDVGLDFSARDTATVGGIAATNAGGERVMRHGAARFRIRGLEVVLADGSVVRRMSGVAKDNTGYDLVQLMIGSEGTLGVITAVQVDLIRPHKIVGTALVAVSTVDDALTVLRAVQRDFTGLEAAEFFHHDGLQLVLKHERLAQPFERPHPLYLLFDLADDDNRPDSFDELTALLTDLDCVRDVVLVATAAERRRLWELRELQTEAVSAEGVPVKLDVALPLNQLSNFERQLAEVVRPVARHAVSIIFGHIAEGNVHVNLLNALDEDADGAVTEAVLDLVAALGGSISAEHGIGQANRRWLPLTRGSADLAAMRAIKQALDPQGTLSPGRMLPDPVVATPEPRSKVPVRKTGRAKAKTPR from the coding sequence ATGCCCGCAGTGGACCTGCTCGCCGACCTGCGCGAGATCGTCGGGGACACGCACGTCGTCACCGACCCGGAAGCGGCCCAGCCGTACGCGCAGGACTGGACCAGACGCTGGCACGGCAAACCCCTCGCGGTGGTGCGCCCGGCGACCGTGGCCCAGGTCTCGGCGGTGCTGAGAGCCTGCGCGGCGGCCGGGGTCTCCCTGGTGCCGCAGGGCGGCAACACCGGACTGGTCGGCGGCGGGGTACCGCACGACGGGGAGGTCGTGCTGAGCCTGGCCCGCCTCGACTCGGTGGGACCGCTCGATCCGCTCGGCCGCACGCTGATGGCCGGCGCCGGGGTCACCCTGGCCCAGCTGCAGCGGGCCGCCCGGAGTGCGGGTCTGGACGTGGGTCTGGACTTCTCCGCCCGCGACACCGCCACGGTCGGCGGCATCGCAGCCACCAACGCCGGCGGTGAGCGCGTGATGCGCCACGGTGCGGCCCGGTTCCGTATCCGCGGGCTGGAGGTCGTGCTCGCCGACGGCTCGGTGGTGCGGCGCATGTCCGGCGTGGCCAAGGACAACACCGGCTACGACCTGGTGCAGCTGATGATCGGTAGCGAGGGCACCCTCGGCGTGATCACCGCGGTGCAGGTCGATCTGATCCGCCCGCACAAGATCGTCGGTACCGCCCTGGTCGCGGTGAGCACCGTGGACGACGCCCTGACCGTGCTGCGGGCCGTGCAGCGCGACTTCACCGGGCTCGAGGCGGCCGAGTTCTTCCACCACGACGGGCTGCAGCTGGTGCTCAAGCACGAGCGCCTGGCCCAGCCCTTCGAGCGGCCGCACCCGCTCTACCTGCTCTTCGACCTGGCCGACGACGACAACCGGCCCGACTCCTTCGACGAGCTCACCGCACTGCTCACCGACCTCGACTGCGTGCGTGACGTGGTGCTGGTCGCCACCGCGGCCGAGCGCCGCCGGCTCTGGGAACTGCGCGAGCTGCAGACCGAGGCCGTCAGCGCCGAAGGGGTGCCGGTCAAGCTCGACGTGGCCCTGCCGCTGAACCAGCTCTCCAACTTCGAGCGGCAGCTCGCCGAGGTGGTGCGCCCGGTCGCCCGGCACGCCGTGTCGATCATCTTCGGGCACATCGCCGAGGGGAATGTGCACGTCAACCTGCTGAACGCGCTGGACGAAGACGCCGACGGCGCGGTCACCGAGGCCGTGCTCGACCTGGTGGCCGCGCTCGGTGGCAGCATCAGCGCGGAGCACGGCATCGGTCAGGCCAACCGCCGGTGGCTACCTCTCACCCGGGGCTCGGCCGACCTCGCCGCCATGCGCGCGATCAAACAGGCGCTCGACCCGCAGGGCACTCTCAGCCCGGGCCGGATGCTGCCCGACCCGGTGGTGGCCACGCCCGAGCCCAGGAGCAAGGTCCCGGTCAGGAAGACCGGTCGGGCCAAGGCCAAGACACCGCGCTGA
- a CDS encoding methylated-DNA--[protein]-cysteine S-methyltransferase has translation MSISWSVLPSPVGDLLLIAESGALTGLFFSPHKASHRHWDEVRFSGTENDDEIVIAAARSQLNEYFAGSLTVFDLPLRPTGTGFQLGVWERLQHIGYGRTASYGAVAAQLGLVPGASRAVGLANGANPISIIVPCHRVIGANGSLTGYGGGLERKRYLLDLEQGNALF, from the coding sequence ATGTCCATCAGCTGGTCGGTACTCCCCAGCCCGGTCGGTGATCTTCTCCTGATCGCTGAGTCCGGGGCCCTGACCGGACTGTTCTTCAGCCCGCACAAGGCATCGCACCGGCACTGGGACGAGGTGCGGTTCAGCGGCACCGAGAACGACGACGAGATCGTGATCGCCGCAGCACGTTCGCAGCTGAACGAGTACTTCGCCGGTTCCCTGACCGTGTTCGACCTGCCGTTGCGGCCCACCGGCACGGGGTTCCAGCTCGGTGTGTGGGAACGCCTGCAGCACATCGGATACGGCCGCACCGCCTCGTACGGCGCGGTGGCGGCGCAGCTCGGGCTGGTGCCGGGCGCCTCCCGCGCGGTGGGCCTGGCGAACGGCGCGAACCCGATCTCGATCATCGTGCCGTGCCATCGGGTGATCGGTGCGAACGGCTCGCTCACCGGGTACGGCGGCGGCCTGGAACGCAAGCGCTACCTGCTCGATCTGGAGCAGGGCAACGCCCTCTTCTGA
- a CDS encoding 5-oxoprolinase subunit PxpA yields MAVPVIDLNADLGESFGRWTLGDDAALIEVISSANIACGFHAGDPSTLRRSCELAAAAGVAIGAQVAYRDLAGFGRRFIDVAPAELRDDVLYQLGALDGFARAAGSRVTYLKPHGALYHAAVGNHGQAKAIVDAVRTYDPTLAVLGQPGSLLLKEAAAVGLRAVPEAFADRRYTADGGLLPRSRPGAVLTDQARIAEQVRRLMAGEGVIADDGTVVPVSAESICVHGDTPGAVEIARTVRTGITASGGCVQAFTNLPS; encoded by the coding sequence ATGGCCGTGCCGGTAATCGACCTCAACGCCGATCTCGGTGAGTCCTTCGGCCGCTGGACGCTGGGCGACGACGCCGCTCTGATCGAGGTGATCAGCAGCGCGAACATCGCCTGCGGGTTCCACGCCGGTGATCCGTCCACGCTGCGGCGTAGCTGCGAACTCGCCGCCGCCGCCGGGGTCGCGATCGGGGCTCAGGTGGCCTACCGCGACCTGGCCGGTTTCGGCCGTCGCTTCATCGACGTCGCCCCGGCCGAACTGCGCGACGACGTGCTGTACCAGCTCGGCGCGCTCGACGGCTTCGCCCGGGCGGCGGGCAGTCGCGTCACCTACCTCAAGCCGCACGGCGCGCTCTATCACGCCGCGGTCGGCAATCATGGTCAGGCGAAGGCGATAGTGGATGCGGTGCGCACCTACGACCCGACCCTCGCGGTGCTCGGGCAACCGGGTTCGTTGCTGCTGAAAGAGGCTGCGGCGGTTGGACTGCGGGCGGTTCCCGAGGCCTTCGCCGACCGGCGGTACACCGCGGACGGCGGCTTGCTCCCCCGGTCGCGGCCCGGGGCGGTGCTCACCGACCAGGCCCGGATCGCCGAGCAGGTGCGGCGGCTGATGGCCGGCGAGGGCGTGATCGCCGACGACGGCACGGTCGTACCGGTGAGCGCCGAGTCGATCTGCGTGCACGGTGACACGCCGGGGGCCGTCGAGATCGCGAGAACCGTGCGCACCGGGATCACAGCGTCCGGTGGCTGCGTCCAGGCCTTCACGAATCTGCCGTCGTGA
- a CDS encoding lycopene cyclase family protein → MIPVARRPERGAGIVVDVAIVGGGGAGLSLVLALEHAARTSGRRAPSIAVIDPVRRSGQDRTWCWWAGAHDQPAWLPPLLTQTWPTMRLVNGLGAAKTYDLAPLRYQMLRSADLYAAADAALARMGGVRITAAADGVYDGMPHAVVRAGDERIRASWVFDSRPSPPSTPGSTQLLQHFRGWTVRFPEGSAKLDENVATLMDFSVPQPERGVAFAYCLPVATDTALIEYTEFSPAVLDPARYDEALRSYLDRIWPGVDYRIEAQEDGVIPMTDASFARRTGDRLFRLGTAGGATRASTGYTFSAMQRQAQQIADLLLDDRLPVPPRPYPLRHRWMDAVMLRALDRGYVDGPELFTSLFERNPSDRVIRFLDGTSSPADELAIMSSTPAPAMMRSAMEDASARLKRIFR, encoded by the coding sequence ATGATCCCGGTGGCGCGCCGTCCCGAGCGAGGGGCCGGGATCGTCGTCGACGTGGCGATCGTCGGCGGTGGGGGCGCCGGGCTGAGCCTGGTGCTGGCCCTCGAGCACGCCGCCCGCACCTCCGGGCGCCGGGCGCCTTCGATCGCCGTCATCGATCCGGTGCGGCGGTCCGGTCAGGATCGCACCTGGTGCTGGTGGGCCGGCGCGCACGACCAGCCCGCCTGGCTCCCGCCCCTGCTCACGCAGACCTGGCCGACCATGCGCCTGGTGAACGGCCTGGGCGCCGCGAAGACCTACGACCTGGCACCGCTGCGCTACCAGATGCTCCGCTCCGCCGACCTCTACGCCGCTGCCGATGCCGCACTGGCGCGCATGGGGGGCGTCCGGATCACCGCCGCGGCCGACGGCGTGTACGACGGCATGCCGCACGCCGTGGTGCGGGCCGGGGACGAACGGATCCGGGCGAGCTGGGTGTTCGACTCCCGGCCCTCGCCGCCCTCGACCCCCGGCTCCACGCAGCTGCTGCAGCATTTTCGGGGCTGGACCGTCCGGTTCCCCGAAGGCTCGGCCAAGCTTGACGAAAATGTGGCCACGCTCATGGATTTCAGCGTGCCGCAGCCCGAGCGCGGGGTGGCGTTCGCCTACTGCCTGCCGGTGGCGACCGACACCGCCCTGATCGAGTACACCGAGTTCAGCCCTGCGGTTCTGGATCCCGCACGCTACGACGAGGCTCTGCGGTCCTACCTCGATCGCATCTGGCCCGGCGTGGACTATCGGATCGAGGCGCAGGAAGACGGCGTGATCCCGATGACCGACGCGTCGTTCGCCCGCCGCACCGGTGACCGGCTCTTCCGGCTCGGCACCGCCGGTGGGGCGACCAGGGCGTCCACCGGATATACGTTCTCGGCCATGCAGCGCCAGGCGCAGCAGATCGCCGACTTGCTGCTGGACGACCGGCTCCCGGTGCCTCCCCGTCCCTACCCGCTGCGGCACCGCTGGATGGACGCCGTGATGCTGCGCGCCCTCGACCGCGGTTATGTCGACGGACCCGAGCTCTTCACCAGCCTTTTCGAGCGCAATCCGAGCGACCGGGTGATCCGGTTCCTGGACGGCACGAGCAGCCCGGCCGACGAGCTGGCCATCATGAGCTCCACGCCCGCCCCGGCGATGATGCGCTCGGCGATGGAAGACGCGTCGGCCCGGCTGAAGCGGATCTTCCGCTAG
- a CDS encoding alpha/beta hydrolase, with protein MLPRAFRRAGTGVLISAVAGGVLLSTTGEAVATVGPSSRKKAAAAAVDRYDAQKLHWRACLDRDEMPGLPDGYYRLECATLLAPRDWNVPQGGVDIRLKVSRLKSLTAAKPGMLFTNPGGPGADGADLPLLMVSARRKKLMASQDVYGMDVRGGGGSSNITCGGAQNLTADPRLRSEASVNLQLDAAELTARACDVAGRELSQYVTTSQTIQDVDLLRRIAGHDRVNWLGFSAGTWMGAHYATRFPEHAGHLVFDSNVDFTGTWENAFSRQPLGFQRRFEHDFAPWVARYHNLYGLGPTPKAVIASYEKLRARMTPDAPVQDAVTLDDVIAGTMYAKVLFPDAAASLADLNGYLQAQGSGKFRTADRYAAKVRKAVAVIQRDGLRNTFSGDANSSVFLAVTCQDTPWNASRGSLVKSSAEAGKNYPLIGWSTIDQPCAFWNRPAGVDLPTPTGQGVQPVLMVQSVNDPATPIEGARAAAANFEGARLLTVTGEGDHGLYAGGNSCVDKKVDDFIINGKLPPVGATCKGTALPDPTGVGAMSTARLPVRGTNPLLALRQISELVH; from the coding sequence ATGCTGCCACGGGCCTTCCGGCGTGCCGGAACCGGTGTTCTGATCAGCGCGGTCGCGGGCGGAGTACTGCTCAGCACCACCGGTGAAGCAGTGGCCACGGTCGGTCCATCGTCCAGGAAGAAAGCCGCGGCTGCGGCCGTGGACCGTTACGACGCGCAGAAGCTGCACTGGCGCGCCTGCCTGGACCGGGACGAGATGCCCGGTCTGCCGGACGGCTACTACCGGCTGGAATGCGCCACCCTGCTCGCGCCCCGCGACTGGAACGTGCCGCAGGGCGGCGTGGACATCCGGCTCAAGGTCAGCCGCCTGAAGAGCCTCACGGCCGCGAAACCGGGCATGCTCTTCACCAATCCGGGTGGCCCGGGCGCCGACGGCGCTGATCTGCCCCTGCTGATGGTGAGCGCCCGCCGGAAGAAACTGATGGCGAGCCAGGACGTCTACGGCATGGACGTGCGAGGTGGCGGGGGATCGAGCAACATCACCTGTGGTGGTGCGCAGAATCTGACGGCCGATCCGCGCCTGCGCTCGGAGGCGAGTGTGAACCTGCAGCTCGACGCGGCCGAGCTGACCGCGAGGGCCTGCGACGTGGCCGGCCGCGAACTGAGCCAGTACGTCACCACCTCGCAGACCATCCAGGATGTCGACCTGTTGCGCCGGATCGCCGGGCACGACCGGGTGAACTGGCTGGGCTTCTCGGCCGGCACCTGGATGGGCGCGCACTACGCCACCCGGTTCCCCGAGCACGCCGGGCACCTGGTGTTCGACTCCAACGTCGATTTCACCGGCACCTGGGAGAACGCGTTCAGCCGTCAGCCGCTCGGATTCCAGCGCCGTTTCGAGCATGACTTCGCACCCTGGGTGGCGAGGTACCACAACCTCTACGGCCTTGGTCCCACCCCCAAGGCCGTGATCGCAAGCTACGAAAAGCTGCGCGCCCGAATGACTCCCGATGCCCCGGTGCAGGACGCGGTCACGCTCGACGACGTCATCGCGGGCACCATGTATGCCAAGGTGCTCTTCCCTGACGCCGCCGCGTCCCTGGCCGATCTCAACGGCTACCTGCAGGCCCAGGGCAGTGGAAAGTTCCGCACCGCAGACCGGTACGCCGCGAAGGTGCGCAAGGCAGTGGCCGTGATCCAGCGCGACGGTCTGCGCAACACCTTCTCCGGCGATGCCAACAGCTCCGTGTTCCTGGCCGTGACCTGCCAGGACACGCCGTGGAACGCCAGCCGCGGGTCACTGGTCAAGTCCTCGGCCGAGGCCGGCAAGAACTACCCGCTGATCGGCTGGTCGACGATCGACCAGCCCTGCGCCTTCTGGAACCGGCCCGCCGGCGTCGACCTGCCCACGCCGACCGGACAAGGTGTACAGCCGGTGCTGATGGTGCAGTCGGTCAACGACCCGGCCACCCCGATCGAAGGGGCCCGGGCGGCCGCCGCGAACTTCGAGGGGGCCCGGCTGCTGACCGTCACCGGCGAGGGTGACCACGGCCTCTATGCCGGCGGAAACAGCTGTGTGGACAAGAAGGTCGATGACTTCATCATCAACGGCAAGCTGCCTCCGGTCGGCGCGACCTGCAAGGGCACGGCCCTGCCCGACCCCACCGGCGTCGGAGCGATGAGCACCGCCCGGCTACCGGTCCGGGGCACCAACCCGCTGCTGGCTCTACGCCAGATCAGCGAGCTGGTGCATTGA